A region of the Acidimicrobiia bacterium genome:
TCTCAGTCGCCGAGCTGCAAGCAATGTAATAAGCTCGGGATGGCCCGGACCCGCTCCGGCAATGGTCACAAAACCCACGGATGGCTGCGAGCTTCGCACGCTCACTCCGGCAGGCACGCATCGGTGGCCCAAATCTCGGAAGCCTCCGACGCCAACTCATCCCCGCCTTTTACGGCCTCCTCGACCGAGCCTAGACGGTACCGGACTTTCAGTGAACGATGACCGTCTCGGGAGCAAACCACTGATGTAATCGAAACGGTATTGTCCTCCAAAAGGTGCGCCGTTACCCCGACGGGGGCCGTGCAACCTGCACGCAAGCCTCTAAGAAAAAAGCGCTCGGCGGCTACTTCGACCGCCGTCATCTTGTCCGAAATACCGGCCCACAAATCAGCAAATGTGTCTCCGCGCAAAGACTCGACGGCGATTGCGCCCTGTCCTGCCGCTGGCACCACCACTTCCTCGTGTAAGCGAAGGATCTTCAGATGGGATCGACCTCCCTCGGAAATACCGAGCCTGTCTAGGGCGCAAGCTCCAGCAACGACACCGTCGCATTTGCGCAGCGATTCCAGCCTACGCTCCATGTTTCCTCGCAGATCCATAAACGTCAGATCTGGCCGAAGTTTCGACAATTGCGCGCGCCGCCTTACGCTTCCTGTCGCCACCAGCGCCCCTACAGAAAGTGCCGACTCCAAGAATCCGCCCTGCCCCTCCTCATATCCTTCCCATCTAGAATCCAGCGAACGGTGGCCTTTGCCATTGTCTTGGTCGCTTCGAATCACCAATGCGTCTCTACGATCACCTCTCCGAAGATAGGCGGCTATTTCGAAACGGTCTTCTAAGATTGTGGGGAGATCCTTCGCAGAGTGGACTGCCGCATCACCCGCGCCCTCGATTAGCGCCTCCTCTAGAGCTTTCGTAAACACCCCCGTGGTATCGAACTCCTCTATTCGCCTGTCGGGTGCCCTTTCGCCTGCGCTTGTAACCGTGACGATCTCGACCTGCACAGATGGATCAACATTGCGGATAGCCGCCTGCACTTCCCTCGCCTGAATAAGCGCAAGGTTGCTCTTCCGCGATAAAAGCCTTATAAGCGCCACCGGCCCAAGCTCCGATCGGACCGCAGACTCAGTCTCTCGGCTTCTCCGGGTCCAGTTCGAACAAGTAAGCCAAGGCTTCAGCCAGCGCCTCGGCTTTTCCGGAAACAGCTGCCTCCTTTAAGCGAGTCACCGGCCGATGCAAGATTTTTTTTGTCACGGCCCTAGATACCCTGCGTGCTAGCTCCACCGCTTCCGGGTTCACCCCAGCTCTGCGCGATACCTTCCCCAACTCGCTCTCTAGAATCTCTTCGAAGCTAAAAGTGAGCTCTGCAATGATCTGCCGATACTCATCCACCTGTAACTCGAAGAGAAACTTTTCAAGTTCTTCCTCGATTATTCGGGCGGCTTTCTCAGCTTCCACAGCCCGTTGCCGGCGCCCCTCTTCGGCAACGGCTTCTAGGTCTTCAATGTCTAGAATTTCAACTCCCTCGATCGACCCTACCGAAGGATCTACATCGCGGGGGACCGCTATATCGACGATGAGAAGAGGCGAGTGCGAGCGTGTCCTGGCGAACGACTCTACATCGTCGTACGTAATTACGACCTCTGATGCCCTCGTACAAGTGACGAGAATCTCGATGTCGGCGGCGATAGTAGGCAGTTGGCTAAAGGACACAGCCTCGCCTCCTATCCTCTCGGCAACAGCTTTCGCCGTACTCTGCCTTCTGTTTACTACGTAGATCTTGGCACAGCCCGCAGCCGCAAGCGCCCGGGCAGCGGACTGACCAGCCTCGCCTGCACCTACGACAGCGACCCTGCGCCCTGCAAGGCCCCCCAACTTTTGCGAGACGAGCTGAACTGCTGCAGAAGATATCGAGGCAGGGTTGGAAGAAATTCCGGTCTCGTTACGTACCCGCTTCCCGGTTTCTATTGCCCTTTGGAATGCACGGCCAAGGATTCGACCGGAGGCTCCAAGCTGGCGGGAGTTGTCGATAGCCTGGCGCACTTGTCCTAGGATCTCGGTCTCGCCCAAGACCATAGAATCAAGGCCTGAGGCGACTCTGAACAAGTGATGCAAAGCAGCCGCATCGAATAGCAAGTACGCCGAGTCCACTAGCTCCGCCTCTCTCACACCGCGAAAGTCCTCAATGAAATGCTTGATGTCTGCAACCCCGGAGTGAAACTGCGTCACCTTTGCGTAGATCTCGACTCGGTTGCAAGTTGAAAGTATGGCTCCCTCCAACACGCTAGACATTCCCACCAGAGATTGGAGTGCCTTGGGCATCTCCTCCCCCGAGATTGCCAGCCGCTCCAGTCGCTCCAGGGGAGCGCTTCGATAGCTCACTCCATAAACTACGAGAGACATCTGTCGATTGCTTTCCTGGCCTCGTCCAACTCACCCCTGCGTATCAATTCCAACACCTCCTCGGATATGGCAGCCTCCCACTTCTCCGACATTCCCTCCGTGGATCGTCCTGCAGCACGAATTGCATCTCGCGCCTTTCCCAAAAGTTCGGTAAGTACACCCCACTCGGGCCCGAACTCCTCTTCAAGGCGTTTTCGCATGTATGTAGCCATGGCTGGGCTTCGACCACCCGTGGAGACGGAAATCACGAGTTCCCCTCTAATTACCCTAGAAGGAAGGATGAAGCGACAGTTGTCCGGGTCATCAGCTGAATTGACAAGAACTCGGTCCCGTTCGCCATCGCAATAAACCTGTGCATTGGTCGATGGATCGTCTGTCGCCGTAATGGCCAAAAAAAAGCCGTCCAAATCTCCGGTAGCGTACTTTTTAGCAATCCAATCGATGACTCCGTCTCTATGTAGGCGCTGTAGTTCCTCGCACAGTTCGGGTGCTATAACCGTGACCCGACTAGTAGCATCTAATAAGCCCACGACCTTCTGATGTGCCACATGACCACCACCAATTACGACACAGGGCTTATCGTCTAAGCGAATGTTGATCGGATACCATCGCCTTGGCGTCATCGGCCCTCGCCCGCTCTAACAGAGTGATCCTCGTTCTCCAGTGCTACATTTGAGCGCTCACTCAGCTCCGAAATTGCTGTGCGTGTCAAATCCTCCCTGGTGTAAAAAGCCAGAATTTGGAGTTCCACCGCAACGTCTACCTTTCTAACTATGACATTGTTGGGCACACGCACCTCTACAGGAGCAAAGTTCAGGATCGACCTAACACCCGCAGAGACGAGCATCTCAGTGGCTTCTTGAGCGTGAGTTGCGGGAACCGCCACGATTCCTATCTCGACACCTTCCCGCTTACAGATCACTTCTAGGTCTTCGACTGGCAATACCACAAGGCCTCCGACAGAGGTTCCTACCTTTTGGGGATCGGCGTCGAACAGGGCGACTATCTTGAACCCCCGCTCCCTGAAACCTTTGTAGTTAGCAAGCGCAGAGCCAAGATTCCCTACCCCCACTATTGCTACGGTCCATTGTTTGTCTAGGCCTAGCTCCCTTCCTATCTGGTCAAGCAAGTACTGCACATCGTAGCCGACTCCGCGAGTTCCATAGGATCCTAGATAAGACAAGTCCTTGCGTACCTTGGCTGCGTTGACGCCAGACATCAAGGCGAGCTGGTCGGAACTTACAGTGGGCACTTCCATGTCCGAGAGTCCCAAAAGGGCACGATAGTAAAGAGGCAGCCTAGCGACCGTCGCCTCGGGAATTTTCATTGCCTTTTTTGGTGCTGTTGCCGAGAGGCGTTCGCCGTAAGATTGTTGTTTTGTCATGACTCGGTCCCCTGGGAGCGGATACAGCTCTGCAATGGCCCGCGGAAGGCACTAACTTTTCCAGCAGTCGTCAGAGAATGGCGTCTTTCCGCTCCGGAATTCCCTGCAGACCAGGAAATCGGATACTGCTTAGGGTGCTACCCGCTCTCTGATGAGCCGGATGTCCGCTGCCGGAAAAGTGTCCTGTATGATAAGAACCTTGTGACCAGATTCTCAAAGTCTAGAAGCTCCGTAATTCTAGTACCCAGTCAGCGAAGCGTATGTCTGTAGCTCTTTCCCTAGTCGCAACAGTTGTTGCCGGAGTCTTCGCGGTGTCTCTCGCCGGCCGCTTCTGGCGATCCAGAGGAAAACACAACCTATTTTGGGCTATCGCACTTGGAATGTTCTCGCTCGCGTCGGTAGCACTGGCCTACGGACTGGGGATCGGATGGAACGGATTTGCATTCGGTGTTTATTACTTATTCGGCGCCGTGCTCAACGTTCCGTTTTTAGGACTCGGCCAAATCTATCTGGTATGGCCGGATAGAATCGCCTATGCCGCCTCTGTCGCCGTTACGGCATTCGCTCTCGCTGCAACCGTCACCGTGCTTACGACGCCGATGACCATCACTCCTTCGGGGAAAGCACACATCCCTTCCGGCCGAGAGGTCTACGCCACTCACATTCCCGAGGAACGGCTGCCAAGTATTTGTAAGGAAAGGGCTACAGCCAACACCCCTGAGTGCAGGCGCGACGCCGATCCTCTAGCGATATGGCCAAGAATCTTTGCCGTTTTCGGCAATGTCATAGGGACCTTGTTGGTCGTAGCTGGAACCGTCACATCAGCAGCCAAGCTACTGCGAAAACGTAACAGGACAAGAGCGGCCACCCGTACCGCATTGGGCAACTTGGCTATCGCTGCCGGGGTCATCGTTGTAGCTAGCGGAGGCACTGGAGCGCGGTTTGGTACGACAGCGTTATTACCTTTCACGCTGGCATTAGGCGTTTCGATGATGTACACGGGCTTCGTCATTGCTGCTCCCAAAGTAGCTGGAGCCAAAGCGGGTGTTCCCAGCTCGTCCGATATGTCCCAAACGTTGGCCGCTCCACCGGAGCAGGCCTGAGAGGAGCGACCTGATCGTGCCAGAGATCGAGTTCTTAATCCTCGCAGACTCCGCTGAGGTTGTGAACAACAAGCTGTACATGATGGGCGGAGGGTGGAACAACATCCAGCGTCGTGCGGGGGCAGACGGGATGGCGCCGCCATCCGTGTTCAGCGTCGCAATCAGTGTCTTGGTCGGGTGGCACGAAACCAATGTAAAGCACAAATTGCACCTTAGGATCGAAGACGAAGACGCCACGCAGTGCTTGGCCGAGTTATACGCCGACTTCGAGGTCGGACGGCCCTCTGGGATCGCGCCGGGAAGCGATCAGAGGGCATTGTTGGCCATCACTGCCTCTGTTGCCTTTCCTTCTGCCGGAATATACAGAGTCCTCGCTGAGGTAGGTGACAGCTCGAGATCCGTCTCGTTCCAGGTTCACGATTTACCGCCGTCGGTAGCCCTATAAAGCAAGACTCAAAGCTTGGAATCGCAATCCCACCAGCTATCCAATCGCTCATAAGGGGTTGCAAAACCTTGGGCATGATGGCGTGTCCTCACACTCCATGCACTCCCCGAGAAGGCTAGCGCGGGCGCCTTTTCAATGAAGCTCTGGGTACCTTCGCCAACGCTGTTCTAGGAATCTCGTCGACGATCCGTATATCCTTGGGGATTTTGTATCGGGACACCTTTGTGGCTAGGTATTGTCGGATATCTTCTTTCAGGTTCGCAGACGAGGTATCTTCGGGCTCGGATGCAACTACGTAGGCCACGAGGCGCTCGTCGTCATGCACTTTCTCTCCGACTACAACCGCGTCTGAGATGGCCGGATGGCTTTTAATAACGCTTTCAATTTCAAAAGGATATACATTGAACCCCCCGACGATAACTACGTCTTTGAGCCTGTCCACTAAATAGAGCTCGCCTCTCTCACCCACCACGCCTACATCTCCAGTGCGAAGCCACCCCTCGACCAGTGCTTCGGCCGTCTCTTCCGGATGTCCCCAGTAGCCGGAGAAAACGTTGTCGCCGGCGATCCAGACTTCACCGTGGTCGTCCGCCTCGACCGGGTGCCCATCTTCGTCGCGAATTTCCAGGCGGATCCCCGGAAGTGGCAAACCCACGCATCCAGCAATGGGTTCGTCCATCAACCGGCTAGAGGTAATCACAGGCGAAGCCTCTGTCATTCCGTATCCTTCCCACAGAAACTGTCCGTATTTGGATCGGAACTCTTCGAACAGCTCCCGAGAGAGCGGAGCAGCCCCTGAAGTGCATATTCTTACCGAAGAAAACACTTGTGGAGGAGTATTCGCTTCGACGATGGCTCTCCACATGTTCGGAGATCCAGCCACGACGGTTACTCCGAGCTCGCGTATAGCTTCGGCCCACAACTCGGGACCGCCCTGAGTGCCAGCGGACTCCGAACCCCCCCAATCCTCTTCTCTAGTCTGCGGAAATGCCACTGCGCACCCTGAGAAGAGAGCAGAGCCTACTGCGACGTTGAGTCCGAATATGTGGTAGAGAGGCAGTACTCCAAAAGATACGTCTCCCGGAAGAGCTTTGGTTCCCGGATGGGAATCGAGCTGGTAGAGATTGGCTAGCATCGAGCGATGGGTGAGAATAGCTGCTCTCGGTTCACCCGACGTTCCCCCGGTCATTATTAGCACCGCCGGATCCTCGGATTTCGGCTCGTAGAAAAACGAAAGGGTCTGTTCTGCCTCCGTCGCGGGCGCATCCGCATCGGTCGAGAAGTCTTTTGTGGAGGCGCGGCATACATCGCCTCGGAGCTCGTCGTAGTAGAGCCACTCGACTTCCCCCAGCGCCGTCTCTCTTATCGTCGAGCTATCGAGAGCTCCATGAGGACCGAGTTTGGATCCACACACGAGGACATGGGTCTGAGTTTCACGGAGAATCTTTGCTACCTCGAATGCCGGACTGCGCAAGTTGAGTGGCACAGCTACAGCTCCCAGACACAGCACGGCAAGGTATGCCTCGACAAAATCGATCCCATCGAGGGCTATGCCAACATGATCTGAAGGCTGTAGCCCTGCACGCTCAAGCGAGCGTGACACCCTCGACACAATCGTAAGTAGATCTCCAAAGGTGAGCTTTTGGGAGAAATCGAGCAAAGCCGGACGGTCCGGTTCATAGACCGCCGTTGCCAACAAAGCGGCAGCAAGGTTTGAATACTTACTCCTTCTAGCGCGCACCATGGCTCAGAGTTCTACACCGGCAGCGCTGAGGGCATCCCTCAAATCCCTCACCGGCACCGAGCAAGCGTCGAGCCCTTCCTTTGCGGCTATAGCTGCGGCCGTTCCCGCTGCCTGACCGAGTGCCATGCACGGCGCCATCACACGAGTCGAGGCAAGAGCCTCATGTGTAGCCGAGATGCAACGTCCCGCTACCAAGAGGTTGGCAAATCCCTCTGGGAGAAGCGATCTAAACGGAAGATAGTAACGATGCCCAGGCGGGAAAAACTCGTAGGTTGTTTCCTTGCCCCTAACATGAAACTCGAGAGGCCATGCCCCCGTAGCGACACTGTCTTCGAAGGGGGTGCCCTCTAGGAGGTGGTGCTTGTCCAACACAAATCTTCCCTGAATCCGCCTGGACTCTCGAATTCCAAGTTGGGGCGGGGTGTCCTGCAGAAAAGAATTCTCGAAGCCGGGCACGTGTTTCTTTACAAACTCAAAAGTAAGCTCGGCTATGCGCCTTCCCTCGATCTCCCCGAAGGTCTGATCGTAGGGATCGGTAGCGTCGATTGGGTCTCCGTTTTTGGTCACTCGAGTCATCGCCCCCACGAACTCGCCGGGTCGGCCCGTAGGAATCAGGGCTCCAGAGTCGCGGGTGAGATGTTGGCCATGCTCTGCGATAATCTCCGGCAGGCGTTGTATCCACGGCAACGCTTTCTGGGAGTCGGCGTGTTCGATGAAAAATTGCATGGATGCGAACTGTCTATGGCCAGGCGGACCAATCTCCGTCGGTACTCCAGCATAAAACGCTATGTCAGCGTCGCCTGTAGCGTCTACGTATGCTTTTCCCCGAACCACCCACAATCCGCGCTTGGTGGACAAGACAACGCCGTCAACGCGAGAACCGTCATCACCGGTCTCCACAATTGCATCGGCTGCCCTGCAGTGCAGCAGGACCCTGAGACCTTCTGTCTCTGTAGCTAGCGCATCCCCCATGCGTTTGGCTGCCCAAGGGATATACAGCAAAACGGCCGTCTCCTTAAACGGAACCGGCCCCATCGCCGCACCGGCGCGTTGAAGGCGCTCGGAGACCTCACACGGGAATCCGCTAACAGCAAAGTCAAATCCAGAGCCCGTGTTGAAGTAAAGCCCACACAGAGTGCCAACGCTCGCTGCGGTGAAATTGCCGCCTAAAAATCCATATCGCTCCACAAGAAGCGTGGTGGCGCCCATGCGGGCGGAAGAAACAGCTGCAGCAAGTCCTGCGGGCCCTCCGCCGCATACGACGACATCTACATCTTCGACGACGTCTACCTCTCTGGAAAGCCGGAGCGTCTGTCTCACAAATCCGCCTAGGCTCGCTAACGAACTTCGCAAATATAATCTTTTAGCGCTTGCTTTCGCTGCCTCGCTAGAGATTCCACAAAAACCGCTAATATCACTTATGGTACGTGCCGATACGCAGAGTGAAGCTGCTGAAGAGGAGGCGTCTCGCCTGGCAGCTGTAGAGTTTGGGCACCGAGGCCCGGAACTGGGTGAACGCGGTTTCCTCGTATGGGTGTTTTCGTAACATCCCTCACCGAGAAGCCTCCCAGCCCGCCCACGTTGCGCTCGCCCGGATGAATCCGGGCTCTCGGTGCCTAAGTTCTTTGTCCGTAGGTCTGAGCCACATGGCTCGTTGGGCGAACTCCTTGGTCTAACGTTCGGACTTCATTCCTAGCCTACAGGGACTCTCCTATCCGAAGAACTGTCTCTATCTGAGACAGTCGTGCTGAAGTGTCCCCTGCAACTACGTTCAGTTGCAACGTGGTAACGCCAGCCTCGCTGTATTTGCTGAGGCGCTCGGCTACCCGCGAGTCGTTCCCCCACAGTCCCATTGAATCGACCAGCTCATCAGGGACAGCTTGCGCCGCCTCGGCACGCTTTCCCGCAAGAAACAGCTCCTGGATTTGCTCGGCTTCCTTGCTGTACCCATACCTTTTCAGCAAATCGTTATAGAAATTCGCCTCTTTAGCTCCCATCCCCCCGGCATAAAAGCTCAACATCGCTTTGGCTACACTGCGCGCCGCTTCAACGGAAAAGTCTCTGGCTACGCTCACGAACGCAGGTGCGACGATGTCAAGATCGGCAGGATTGCGGTTGCCTCGTTTGAACCCTTCCTCTAGATAAGGCTTGAATACATCCGCCCGATCGGGGCTGTAGAAAGCGGGCAACCAGCCGTCCGCAATCTCTGCTGTCAAAGCCACGTTTTTAGGGCCCATAGCTGCGATGTAGACGGGAATTCGGCGTGGGGGCTGAAACATAAGCTTGAGAGGCTTTCCCAACCCCATTCCGCCCCGCGTGGGTATAGAATACGCCTCACCCTCGAAGGTAAGACGTTCTTTGCGGTCCCAGATCTTTCGCAAAATCTCTACGTACTCGCGCGTTCGGAGCAATGGCTTTGTGAAAGGAGTGCCGTACCATCCTTCGGCTACCTGTGGACCAGAAACTCCGAGTCCGAGAACGAATCGTCCTCCGGACAGCAGATCCAATGTAGCAGCTGTCATGGCCGTCATCGTCGGAGTGCGTGCCGGAATCTGCATAATCCCCGAACCAAGTTCGATTCGCTCGGTCACGGCAGCGAGGTATCCCAGCTGTGTAGCTGCGTCCGTACCGTAGGCCTCTGGTACCCAAACTGTCCCAACCCCTAAGCTTTCCGCCCCTTTTATAAAATCCAAAGCGTCCTTCACTGACGTCCCAGCCGGAGGGATCCCAACAGCAAGCTTCATCTCAGCGATCCGAGACATCCAACCTGTACTTTGATCGTTTTCCATAGCGGATTAAAAGCTCCTAAATGTGTCTGTACAGACTTCTCCTCGACTCAAGTTTTCTCGTCTACTCGACACCGAACGCAGACTCACCCGGGTTTTCGGGCAACGACCACGTTTCGCGTACTCTGCGGAGAAAGGGGATTCATTTCGAGATCGGCGTAAATACCTTCCACTACAAAACCTGTTTCTTCTATCAACTCCTTTAGATGGGACGGCGTGTACAAGTACTCTTCGTGGAAGAAGCTGTGCCACTTCCCATCTCGCCACCACTTGATGCGGGCCCGGTTCCGTCCAGTAGCCAACTCGAAGGTAGACAATTCGCACACGGTCACTGCTCCCGACTCAGCCCAGGTGCTCGCCTCAGGCTGGCCATATTTGGGAATAGCGGAGGCCGCCTCGAGCAAGAACCTGCCTCCCGGTTTTAGGACCTCGAACGCCTCGTGCAACGTCCTTCGGTTTTCGGCCGGATCCTCGAAGTATCCAAAGCTGGTATAAAGAGAGACAACCGCATCGAAAGCCGCTTTGAATGGAAGTCGGTGCATAGAAGCCCGCACGTAATAGGGTGCTAACTCGGTCCCAGAAAGCTCCAAAGCCCTCTCCAACATGGCCCGGGAGTAGTCGACACCCACAGCAAAAAGGCGATTGCGGGCGAAGATCTTGGTGTGTCTGCCGAACCCGCACCCCATGTCCAGAACTCTGTCTTCCTCTTTCAAGCCAAGGATCTCGACACAGGCGCGAGCTTCGGCCTCGGTCCTCTCCGGATCCGTTATAGCTTCAAGCAATGCAGCGTAATCGGGACCGAATTCCTCGGCCCACCACTCGGGCATCGATACTCCTATTGGCCGATCGGTGATCCGCCGTGCGCTTAGGCGCCTCGATTCAGGTGCCTACTTTACGGCAATTACAAACTGATAAAAGGCGGCTACGGCGAGAGCGACGATAATTAGTAACAGAACTACCGCAGTAGCCGGGCGCATCTCAATCGCAATCTCATCTCTTTTGGGGCCGGTGCCGTGCGAGCTAGTCCCGCGCAGGGACGCACAGCCATGACCGAAAAAGGAAGCATTAACCGACCACCCGTTTTCTCTAATTCTGTACGCATTAGCGTATATGGGTCGGAGCTTTCAAGCTATCCAGCTTCCCCGTGCCATGAGGTTCCTATAAAGCATCTGCTGGATTGTGTCTCTTATTTGGTCTGAAAGCTCGAACAGGGTCATGGGGTCGTCTTTGGCCTCGGGTGGGTATGCATCAGTGGGAATCGGTTCACCGAATTCGATAATCCATTTGGAGGGGAGCGGTACCAAACCGAGCGGCCCCAAGAGGGGAAAGAACGGCGTGATAGGAAAGTATGGCAAGTTGAAAAGGCGGGCCAGGGGCTGGAAGTCGTAGATCATCGGGTAGATCTCCTCGGCTCCGACGATTGCGCAAGGGATGAGCGGAGCTCCGGTTGCGATAGCCACCTCGACAAAGCCCCCCCTTCCAAAACGCTGAAGGCGATACCTCTCCGAGAACGGCTTGCCGATTCCTTTGAACCCCTCTGGGAAAACCCCGACCAACTCTCCTCTCCTCAACAGGAACAAGGCATTCTCGTCGCAGGCTACCGTGTTTCCGATCTTCCGCGCCCAGTGACTCAAAAAGGGTACTGTCCAGAGTAAGTCAGCTCCGAGCAACCGGATGACAGGCTTAGCCGGGTGCTCTAGCTGCATGGCCGTTATTATCATGGCTCCGTCCCAGGGAAGCGTTCCGGAATGGTTGGCCACTACCATGGCTGGACCTCTGGCAGGAACGTTCTCTATCCCTCGAACCTCGACCCTCCACCATTTCTCATAGAGAAAGCGCAGAAGGGGCATGAAGACTAATTGCGTGAGCTCTTCGTCGTAGCCGTACTCGTCGACGTAGTAGTCACCCACAAGGCGCCGTCGAAGAAAAGAACGCAACTCCTCGGATCTACCCGCTTCTGCCGGTTGTGGAGCTGTGCCTGCAGGGTGCTGGGAATGAGCGAGGTCTCTCCCGACGGGAAAATGAATCCTGCAGAAGCTCGAACCCTCGATCGCTTGATTACGACAGCGTTGTCCTCTTGCTGTTATCGCCACGCACTTGCCTGCAGGAGTTCTACGGTCAATGGAAATTATCTGTGCGTCAGGCACCCCGGCTCCCTCAAGGACAAGAAGACGGTGTATATACCGGCATCCTCGATGCCCCGCCAACCTGTAAAACAGAAACGCGGTACCTCATGGCTCGGCCGGGCGAGGAGCCAGATCTTTTTGTTTTCGCATGACGAAGGCTCGCACGTCTTTTTCCCATCCTCTTATGTCTTGGTCTTTGACTAAGCGCTCTACTCTTTTCTTGTTTCGGAAGTCAGCCACCGCATCTAGACAAGTAAACCGGGGTTGGTACCCGAAATCCTTTTTCAACCTCGTGGTGTCGGAAACGTTTCCGTAGGCAATCTCGCGAAGGATCTGGGGAGGTACCATGACAAATGGAAGCCATCTCAGAGTCAGTGCAGCCATGGGCATCACCGGGGGAAGAATAGGTAGCTCCACACGGCCCGCTTTTCTTATGGCCTGAGAGAGGGGTATCGGCCCATCCGCACCGACATTGTAGATTCCGGGATGATCCTCAACAGTGGCCCTGTACAGGACCTCCAACACGTCGTCTTCGTGAACGAATTGTACTCGAGGATCGAATCCGAGAACTGTGGGCACCACCGGCTGGCCAAGATATCTGCTGAACGGATTGTTCACCTTAGGGCCGAGGATCGTAGCAAACCTGAGAATCGTCATCGCTACGTCCGGTCGACGGCGCCCGAAGTCTCGCGCGTAGGTCTCGATCTCTATGGCATCCCTGCAAAATGGAGTAGATGGGCTTCGCCTCGCTGCCATCTCTTCGGTGAAAAAAAGAGGGTCTTCAGGCTCCGAGCCGTACACAGCAGTCGTCGACTTCACCACTAGCTTTCGCAGTGTACGGCTCTTCTGGCACGCAGCAAAGAGCTGCATGGAGCCGATTACGTTCATCTCTTTCATCATCGTGCGCCCCCTCTCTGCCTCGGAGGGGATGATGTTCAGGTGCACGACCGTGTCCACCTCGGCTGCCTGGAGGACTTTTGAAAACAGCGGATTCCGGATGTCCGCCCGAACGAGCTCAACGCGCTCAAAGTCGTAGTCGGGAAGCTCCAGATCTACTCCGATGATTTCCTCTATGGAGTCGTCTGTTTCCAGTCTTGCAGCGAGACGCACTCCAAAGAAACGTCCAACCCCGGTAATGAGGACCCGCCTTCCCAAGCGCCGCTTACCTCCTCAGCGTTACTGCGACCCCCTCTTCCAAACCCAGCTTTCCAGCGGCGTTCCCCTCTGCTACGGCTATAGATAAAAGTCCGTAGTGATCTTCAAGTATTGCAACGGACCCAGCTTCGACATCTCCATATGCCTTGGCCCACACTGCTATCCACTCGGATCCCGCAACGCCTATCTTTACATCTTTACCAAGCTCGGCGCCTATGCTAGCGAGCTCTTCGGGGGACACGTTGACTTCGCAGTTTCCAAACCGATCGACCCAGAGAACCTCGCACTCAATTTTGTCCCTCTCTATACGGGGAAGCGGAACCACCATAGGGACCAGGGACTCCAACGGCACTTCAGGACCAAGGTCGTCTAGCGATGCTGATCGCGCCAGAGCTGCGGCTGCGGGAGCAAAGACGTCTCTTCCTGCAAAA
Encoded here:
- a CDS encoding hydroxymethylbilane synthase translates to MFPEKPRRWLKPWLTCSNWTRRSRETESAVRSELGPVALIRLLSRKSNLALIQAREVQAAIRNVDPSVQVEIVTVTSAGERAPDRRIEEFDTTGVFTKALEEALIEGAGDAAVHSAKDLPTILEDRFEIAAYLRRGDRRDALVIRSDQDNGKGHRSLDSRWEGYEEGQGGFLESALSVGALVATGSVRRRAQLSKLRPDLTFMDLRGNMERRLESLRKCDGVVAGACALDRLGISEGGRSHLKILRLHEEVVVPAAGQGAIAVESLRGDTFADLWAGISDKMTAVEVAAERFFLRGLRAGCTAPVGVTAHLLEDNTVSITSVVCSRDGHRSLKVRYRLGSVEEAVKGGDELASEASEIWATDACLPE
- a CDS encoding glutamyl-tRNA reductase; this encodes MSLVVYGVSYRSAPLERLERLAISGEEMPKALQSLVGMSSVLEGAILSTCNRVEIYAKVTQFHSGVADIKHFIEDFRGVREAELVDSAYLLFDAAALHHLFRVASGLDSMVLGETEILGQVRQAIDNSRQLGASGRILGRAFQRAIETGKRVRNETGISSNPASISSAAVQLVSQKLGGLAGRRVAVVGAGEAGQSAARALAAAGCAKIYVVNRRQSTAKAVAERIGGEAVSFSQLPTIAADIEILVTCTRASEVVITYDDVESFARTRSHSPLLIVDIAVPRDVDPSVGSIEGVEILDIEDLEAVAEEGRRQRAVEAEKAARIIEEELEKFLFELQVDEYRQIIAELTFSFEEILESELGKVSRRAGVNPEAVELARRVSRAVTKKILHRPVTRLKEAAVSGKAEALAEALAYLFELDPEKPRD
- a CDS encoding siroheme synthase; protein product: MTPRRWYPINIRLDDKPCVVIGGGHVAHQKVVGLLDATSRVTVIAPELCEELQRLHRDGVIDWIAKKYATGDLDGFFLAITATDDPSTNAQVYCDGERDRVLVNSADDPDNCRFILPSRVIRGELVISVSTGGRSPAMATYMRKRLEEEFGPEWGVLTELLGKARDAIRAAGRSTEGMSEKWEAAISEEVLELIRRGELDEARKAIDRCLS
- a CDS encoding redox-sensing transcriptional repressor Rex, with the protein product MTKQQSYGERLSATAPKKAMKIPEATVARLPLYYRALLGLSDMEVPTVSSDQLALMSGVNAAKVRKDLSYLGSYGTRGVGYDVQYLLDQIGRELGLDKQWTVAIVGVGNLGSALANYKGFRERGFKIVALFDADPQKVGTSVGGLVVLPVEDLEVICKREGVEIGIVAVPATHAQEATEMLVSAGVRSILNFAPVEVRVPNNVIVRKVDVAVELQILAFYTREDLTRTAISELSERSNVALENEDHSVRAGEGR
- a CDS encoding FAD-dependent oxidoreductase, producing MSDISGFCGISSEAAKASAKRLYLRSSLASLGGFVRQTLRLSREVDVVEDVDVVVCGGGPAGLAAAVSSARMGATTLLVERYGFLGGNFTAASVGTLCGLYFNTGSGFDFAVSGFPCEVSERLQRAGAAMGPVPFKETAVLLYIPWAAKRMGDALATETEGLRVLLHCRAADAIVETGDDGSRVDGVVLSTKRGLWVVRGKAYVDATGDADIAFYAGVPTEIGPPGHRQFASMQFFIEHADSQKALPWIQRLPEIIAEHGQHLTRDSGALIPTGRPGEFVGAMTRVTKNGDPIDATDPYDQTFGEIEGRRIAELTFEFVKKHVPGFENSFLQDTPPQLGIRESRRIQGRFVLDKHHLLEGTPFEDSVATGAWPLEFHVRGKETTYEFFPPGHRYYLPFRSLLPEGFANLLVAGRCISATHEALASTRVMAPCMALGQAAGTAAAIAAKEGLDACSVPVRDLRDALSAAGVEL
- a CDS encoding LLM class F420-dependent oxidoreductase yields the protein MKLAVGIPPAGTSVKDALDFIKGAESLGVGTVWVPEAYGTDAATQLGYLAAVTERIELGSGIMQIPARTPTMTAMTAATLDLLSGGRFVLGLGVSGPQVAEGWYGTPFTKPLLRTREYVEILRKIWDRKERLTFEGEAYSIPTRGGMGLGKPLKLMFQPPRRIPVYIAAMGPKNVALTAEIADGWLPAFYSPDRADVFKPYLEEGFKRGNRNPADLDIVAPAFVSVARDFSVEAARSVAKAMLSFYAGGMGAKEANFYNDLLKRYGYSKEAEQIQELFLAGKRAEAAQAVPDELVDSMGLWGNDSRVAERLSKYSEAGVTTLQLNVVAGDTSARLSQIETVLRIGESL